The DNA segment CCGTGATGATGACTGCCGATGGATTGGCTTTCTACTCAATGTGacttcgctctctctctctctctctctctctctctctctgtgccaaGAATTAGGCGAAATGGATGATGAATTGACCCGACTTTGCATGTTGCGTTGTTCGGCTCGGTTGTGCGTCCTCAACACGGAGGACAATGCCGTGTGGGCTTCATGGCCATTGGTCGAAACATCGGAGCTGCAGTCACATCACGTATCACACCACGAATTCTCTTCTTATCCAGCCTGATATGATTCCCCGCTCCAAGTTTGGATAACCAGTCGTTTCCAATATCTCCTCTGCGGCCGAGAGAAACCCCATGTCGGCAATCGGCGATGCTCCACGAACAGGATAGTAGTGGTAGCAAAGCGTGAAGGATCACGTAAGTCGAGGGAGCACGAAGAGTGCTTTGAGATGCGCTCCTGGGCGAGATGGGCGGTCTGGATCCGATCCGAAGAAGGAGAGGTCCCCGTGGTCGACTGCGGCGGCTAAATTGACCGTCGTGAGGAGGACTCGCCATCAGCCGTCGACGCCGCACTCATCCATACAATGTGAATGGAGTTAGCGTGGAGTCGTCGATCGGCTAAGCGCACTTGTACACGGCATCAAAGAGATAACGTGATTAGCCTTCTGTTATTGGCATATTAGTCGACTGAAGAACACGGACATGAAAACATTCCTTTGACTGCTTCGAGTTCCAAGTCATTCAATACAGTAAAGGCTAGTTTTATGGACCTCCGATTCAAcacctaatctttcctattgctatTAGAGTATTAAGTAAACATTGAccgtcttcttctaatctcccaCCAAATAATCCGCATTGACACCATACGAAATGGCTATATAAAGCCCACGGAGTCCTCACATGCAGCTCTTACTACGGAATACCAAGTCAGGACTCCTTTCCCTGCTCTTCCGTGTCCTCGCACTGCACAGCCGCCATGGTGGTCTTAGCCAACCCTGCACTTCACTCGATCCCTCTCGTCGGCTCCCCCAAACACGGCGCTCGATTCCCCGGCATCCCGGTCGTCGACCTGTCGAGGCCCGGGGCAGGCGAAGCCATCGTCAGGGCCTGCGAAGACTTGGGCTTCTTTAAGCTCGTCAACCATGGCATTCCCGCGGAGCTCATGCGGAGACTGGAGGCAGAGGCGGTGAAGTTCTTCTCCTTGCCgcaggtggagaaggagaagtcTGGCCCCGCCAACCCTTTCGGATACGGGGATAAGAGGATTGGCGTCAATGGCGACGTCGGCTGGTTGGAGTACCTCCTCTTCGTGGTCACCTCCGACCCCTTGTCCTGCACATCAATGACGGCCTGCTCTTTCCGGTATGAGCTCAGACGTGACAGGTTTCGACCTTCTTTTCTGGTACCGACCTGTGGATGCCATTGCAGCTCTGCTTTAAGCGAGTACCTAGTGGCCGTCAGGAAGATGGCCTCCGACGTGCTCCGGTCGATGGCCGAAGGTCTAAAGATCGAGCCGCGAGATGCTTTGAGCAAGCTTGCGATGGACGAACACAGCGACGGCATCATCAGGCTGAACCACTACCCGCCGTACCCGCAGCTCCGAGGGCTCAACCGCAGCTTGACCGGCTTCGGAGAGCACACGGACCCGCAGATCATATCGGTCTTGCGATCCAACGATAGCTCAGGCTTGCAGATCTCGCTCGAGGACGGCAGCTGGGTCTCGGTTCCGCCCGACCAAGCCTCCTTCTTCATCAACGTCGGCGACTGCCTGCAGGTGAAGTCTGCTCCGCATCATCTTCCGCACGATACATTGCGTGCCCATCTGCTGATGCTCGACATGGTCGGCACACAGGTTCTGACGAACGGGAGGTTCAGGAGCGTGAGGCACCGGGTGGCGGCGAACGGCGTCAAGCCACGCGTGTCCATGATCTACTTCTTCGG comes from the Musa acuminata AAA Group cultivar baxijiao chromosome BXJ2-8, Cavendish_Baxijiao_AAA, whole genome shotgun sequence genome and includes:
- the LOC135619981 gene encoding gibberellin 2-beta-dioxygenase 3-like; translation: MVVLANPALHSIPLVGSPKHGARFPGIPVVDLSRPGAGEAIVRACEDLGFFKLVNHGIPAELMRRLEAEAVKFFSLPQVEKEKSGPANPFGYGDKRIGVNGDVGWLEYLLFVVTSDPLSCTSMTACSFRSALSEYLVAVRKMASDVLRSMAEGLKIEPRDALSKLAMDEHSDGIIRLNHYPPYPQLRGLNRSLTGFGEHTDPQIISVLRSNDSSGLQISLEDGSWVSVPPDQASFFINVGDCLQVLTNGRFRSVRHRVAANGVKPRVSMIYFFGPPPAQRIAPLPQLMGEGKQSKYKEFTWGEYKKAAYRSRLGDNRLVQFEK